In a single window of the Jaculus jaculus isolate mJacJac1 chromosome 9, mJacJac1.mat.Y.cur, whole genome shotgun sequence genome:
- the Psmb6 gene encoding proteasome subunit beta type-6 isoform X1 yields MAATLVAARGGGPAPSWGPEAIAPDWENREVSTGTTIMAVQFDGGVVLGADSRTTTGSYIANRVTDKLTPIHDHIFCCRSGSAADTQAVADAVTYQLGFHSIELNEPPLVHTAASLFKEMCYRYREDLMAGIIIAGWDPQEGGQVYSVPMGGMMVRQSFAIGGSGSSYIYGYVDATYREGMTKEECLRFTANALALAMERDGSSGGVIRLAAIEKSGVERQVLLGDQIPKFNIATLPPP; encoded by the exons ATGGCTGCCACCTTAGTAGCTGCTCGAGGAGGCGGACCTGCGCCGTCATGGGGTCCAGAGGCCATCGCCCCAGACTGGGAAAACCGGGAAGTTTCCACAGGG ACCACTATCATGGCTGTGCAATTTGACGGAGGCGTGGTTTTGGGGGCAGACTCTAGAACAACCACTGG GTCCTACATTGCCAATCGAGTGACTGACAAGCTGACACCAATTCACGACCACATTTTCTGCTGCCGCTCAGGCTCAGCAGCTGATACCCAAGCAGTAGCTGATGCTGTCACTTACCAGCTTGGTTTCCACAG CATTGAACTGAATGAGCCGCCACTCGTACACACCGCAGCCAGTCTCTTTAAGGAAATGTGTTACCGATATCGGGAAGACCTGATGGCAGGAATCATCATCGCAGGCTGGGACCCTCAAGAAGGAGGACAG GTGTACTCAGTTCCCATGGGGGGCATGATGGTAAGGCAGTCTTTTGCCATTGGAGGCTCTGGGAGCTCATATATCTATGGCTATGTTGATGCTACATACCGGGAAGGCATGACCAAGGAAGAGTGTCTGCGGTTCACTGCTAATG CTCTTGCTTTGGCCATGGAACGGGATGGCTCCAGTGGAGGAGTGATCCGCTTGGCAGCCATTGAAAAATCAGGTGTAGAACGGCAGGTACTTCTGGGAGACCAGATACCCAAATTCAACATTGCCACTTTACCACCACCCTGA
- the LOC123463335 gene encoding uncharacterized protein C17orf114 — MGLKGAWCFPWCGCRRQRGTERGPGLNSASPRDPSPAVAPIMAEGGLPSPGAGAYLSRKARLSFRHQLHDMASANDSTI, encoded by the exons ATGGGTCTGAAGGGGGCCTGGTGTTTCCCGTGGTGTGGGTGCCGGAGACAGCGGGGGACTGAAAGAGGACCAG GTCTGAATTCTGCGTCTCCTCGAGACCCTAGCCCAGCTGTAGCACCCATTATGGCTGAAGGTGGGCTGCCTTCCCCAGGGGCTGGAGCTTACTTAAGCAGGAAAGCACGACTCTCCTTCCGCCACCAGCTGCATGACATGGCTTCAGCCAACGACTCCACTATTTGA
- the Psmb6 gene encoding proteasome subunit beta type-6 isoform X2 codes for MAATLVAARGGGPAPSWGPEAIAPDWENREVSTGTTIMAVQFDGGVVLGADSRTTTGSYIANRVTDKLTPIHDHIFCCRSGSAADTQAVADAVTYQLGFHSIELNEPPLVHTAASLFKEMCYRYREDLMAGIIIAGWDPQEGGQVYSVPMGGMMVRQSFAIGGSGSSYIYGYVDATYREGMTKEECLRFTANASFFSPQLLLWPWNGMAPVEE; via the exons ATGGCTGCCACCTTAGTAGCTGCTCGAGGAGGCGGACCTGCGCCGTCATGGGGTCCAGAGGCCATCGCCCCAGACTGGGAAAACCGGGAAGTTTCCACAGGG ACCACTATCATGGCTGTGCAATTTGACGGAGGCGTGGTTTTGGGGGCAGACTCTAGAACAACCACTGG GTCCTACATTGCCAATCGAGTGACTGACAAGCTGACACCAATTCACGACCACATTTTCTGCTGCCGCTCAGGCTCAGCAGCTGATACCCAAGCAGTAGCTGATGCTGTCACTTACCAGCTTGGTTTCCACAG CATTGAACTGAATGAGCCGCCACTCGTACACACCGCAGCCAGTCTCTTTAAGGAAATGTGTTACCGATATCGGGAAGACCTGATGGCAGGAATCATCATCGCAGGCTGGGACCCTCAAGAAGGAGGACAG GTGTACTCAGTTCCCATGGGGGGCATGATGGTAAGGCAGTCTTTTGCCATTGGAGGCTCTGGGAGCTCATATATCTATGGCTATGTTGATGCTACATACCGGGAAGGCATGACCAAGGAAGAGTGTCTGCGGTTCACTGCTAATG cttccttcttttctccacaGCTCTTGCTTTGGCCATGGAACGGGATGGCTCCAGTGGAGGAGTGA